Proteins encoded by one window of Sorangium aterium:
- the uvrA gene encoding excinuclease ABC subunit UvrA: MDRLVVRGARQHNLKNVSVSLPRDRLVVITGPSGSGKSSLAFDTIYAEGQRRYVESLSAYARQFLEQLSKPDVESIEGLSPAIAIEQRALAKSPRSTVGTVTEISDYLRLLFARVGTPHCPACGKRIEAQTVQQIVDRILDFGDKTRVTIMAPIARGRRGELKLDIERLRREGFVRARIDGEIVDLGDEIVLDRTRAHDLDVVVDRIVVKDGIKGRLTDSVELALKLGEGRLLVDISSDGMKIEPLWMSERFACIDCGISLPPIEPRMFSFNGPHGACPACDGIGARTRIDPDRVVPDPRRTLREGAVVAWGRRGSLSLATETERAVSALGCDPDVPWAKLPAAVRQAILEGSDAPAAGGRGKKRAAYEGIIPRLERLLSSGEPALADEEEADPDEDSAALSDEIGRFVITRVCDACDGRRLRPEALAVRLGDRNIADVGTLPLRTLRVFLEGLMPPKEGAPRAPADGQAAGEAHVDGALAPRERAIAEPLLRAVIARLGFLIDVGLDYLTLDRSAQTLSGGEGQRIRLATQIGAALVGVLYVLDEPSVGLHARDNTRLLEALRRLVDLGNTVVVVEHDRDAILAADHIVDMGPGAGVHGGNVVAQGTPEELSADPASITGPYLSGKKQLAIPTKRRRPDGRFIRVSGARAHNLLNVTAEIPVGLFCTVTGVSGSGKSSLIVDTLLPAAKNELYRSSAPIGACDGIEGLSHIDKVISIDQAPIGRTPRSNPATYTGVFGLLRELYAGLPEARTRGYKAGRFSFNVKGGRCEACQGDGVLRIEMHFLPDIFVTCETCGGRRYNRETLEVLYRGMSIADALDLTVEQAIDQFEALPRVRERLAALARVGLGYITLGQPATTLSGGEAQRVKLARELARKATGRTLYVLDEPTTGLHFSDIEVLTASLMSLRDAGNTVLVIEHNLDVIACSDWVIDLGPEGGERGGTIVAAGTPEDIAQEEASFTGAYLRETLTAAKRRTPQPPRARAAARK; the protein is encoded by the coding sequence ATGGATCGACTGGTCGTTCGAGGCGCCCGGCAGCACAACCTCAAGAACGTCAGCGTGTCGCTTCCGCGCGACCGCCTGGTGGTGATCACCGGCCCGAGCGGCTCGGGCAAGTCGTCCCTGGCGTTCGACACCATCTACGCGGAAGGGCAGCGCCGCTACGTCGAGTCGCTCTCCGCCTACGCGCGGCAGTTCCTCGAGCAGCTGTCCAAGCCCGACGTCGAGTCGATCGAGGGCCTCTCGCCCGCCATCGCGATCGAGCAGCGCGCGCTGGCGAAGAGCCCGCGATCGACCGTCGGTACGGTGACCGAGATCTCGGACTACCTCCGCCTGCTCTTCGCGCGGGTCGGCACGCCGCACTGTCCCGCGTGCGGCAAGCGGATCGAGGCCCAGACCGTCCAGCAGATCGTCGACCGCATCCTCGATTTCGGCGACAAGACGCGGGTCACGATCATGGCGCCCATCGCGCGCGGCCGCCGCGGAGAGCTGAAGCTCGACATCGAGCGGCTGCGCCGGGAGGGCTTCGTGCGAGCGCGCATCGACGGCGAGATCGTCGATCTCGGCGACGAGATCGTCCTCGACCGGACGCGCGCGCACGACCTCGATGTGGTCGTGGACCGGATCGTGGTCAAGGACGGCATCAAGGGCCGGCTCACCGACTCCGTCGAGCTCGCGCTCAAGCTGGGCGAGGGCAGGCTGCTCGTCGACATCTCCAGCGACGGCATGAAGATCGAGCCGCTCTGGATGAGCGAGCGCTTCGCGTGCATCGACTGCGGGATCTCGCTGCCGCCCATCGAGCCGCGGATGTTCTCCTTCAACGGCCCGCACGGCGCGTGCCCCGCCTGCGACGGCATCGGCGCGAGGACCCGCATCGATCCGGACCGCGTGGTCCCCGATCCTCGGCGCACGCTCCGCGAGGGCGCGGTGGTGGCCTGGGGGCGGCGCGGCTCGCTCTCGCTCGCCACGGAGACGGAGCGGGCCGTCAGCGCGCTCGGCTGCGATCCGGACGTCCCGTGGGCGAAGCTGCCGGCGGCGGTGCGGCAGGCGATCCTCGAGGGGAGCGACGCCCCGGCCGCCGGCGGTCGGGGGAAGAAGAGGGCCGCCTACGAGGGGATCATCCCGCGGCTCGAGCGCCTGCTGAGCAGCGGCGAGCCCGCCCTCGCCGACGAGGAGGAGGCCGATCCCGACGAGGACAGCGCCGCGCTCTCCGACGAGATCGGCCGCTTTGTCATCACGCGCGTGTGCGACGCCTGCGACGGCAGGCGCCTGCGCCCGGAGGCGCTCGCCGTGCGCCTCGGGGATCGCAACATCGCGGACGTCGGCACCCTGCCGCTGCGCACGCTGCGCGTCTTCCTTGAGGGCCTCATGCCGCCCAAGGAAGGGGCGCCGCGGGCACCGGCCGATGGGCAGGCCGCGGGCGAGGCCCACGTCGACGGGGCGCTCGCGCCGCGCGAGCGCGCGATCGCCGAGCCGCTGCTCCGGGCGGTGATCGCCCGCCTCGGGTTCCTCATCGACGTCGGGCTCGACTACCTCACGCTCGACCGCTCCGCGCAGACCCTCTCCGGCGGCGAGGGCCAGCGCATCCGCCTCGCGACGCAGATCGGGGCCGCGCTCGTCGGCGTGCTCTACGTGCTCGACGAGCCCTCGGTGGGCCTGCACGCGCGCGACAACACGCGCCTGCTCGAGGCGCTCAGGCGGCTCGTGGACCTCGGCAACACCGTGGTCGTCGTCGAGCACGACCGCGACGCCATCCTCGCGGCCGACCACATCGTGGACATGGGCCCGGGCGCGGGCGTGCACGGCGGCAACGTGGTGGCGCAGGGCACGCCGGAGGAGCTGAGCGCCGATCCGGCGTCGATCACGGGCCCCTACCTCAGCGGCAAGAAGCAGCTGGCGATCCCCACGAAGCGCCGGCGCCCCGACGGGCGCTTCATCCGCGTGAGCGGCGCGCGGGCCCACAACCTCCTCAACGTCACGGCCGAGATCCCCGTCGGCCTCTTCTGCACGGTCACCGGCGTCTCCGGCTCGGGCAAGTCGAGCCTCATCGTCGACACGCTGCTGCCGGCCGCGAAGAACGAGCTGTACAGGAGCTCCGCCCCGATCGGCGCCTGCGACGGCATCGAGGGCCTCTCGCACATCGACAAGGTCATCTCGATCGATCAGGCCCCGATCGGCCGCACGCCGCGGTCCAACCCTGCGACGTACACGGGGGTCTTCGGGCTCCTCCGCGAGCTCTACGCGGGCCTGCCGGAGGCGAGGACGCGCGGGTACAAGGCGGGCCGCTTCTCGTTCAACGTGAAGGGCGGCCGCTGTGAGGCCTGCCAGGGCGACGGCGTGCTCCGGATCGAGATGCACTTCCTGCCCGACATCTTCGTGACGTGCGAGACGTGCGGCGGCCGCCGGTACAACCGCGAGACGCTCGAGGTGCTCTACCGCGGGATGTCGATCGCCGACGCCCTCGACCTGACGGTCGAGCAGGCGATCGACCAGTTCGAGGCGCTCCCCCGCGTCCGGGAGCGGCTCGCCGCGCTCGCGCGGGTCGGCCTCGGCTACATCACGCTCGGGCAGCCGGCTACGACGCTCTCGGGCGGCGAGGCGCAGCGCGTGAAGCTCGCTCGTGAGCTCGCGCGCAAGGCCACCGGCCGCACGCTCTACGTGCTCGACGAGCCGACGACGGGCCTGCACTTCTCCGACATCGAGGTGCTCACCGCGAGCCTGATGAGCCTGCGCGACGCGGGGAACACGGTCCTCGTGATCGAGCACAACCTCGACGTGATCGCCTGCAGCGACTGGGTGATCGACCTCGGCCCCGAGGGCGGCGAGCGCGGCGGGACGATCGTCGCCGCCGGCACCCCGGAGGACATCGCGCAGGAGGAGGCGTCGTTCACCGGCGCGTACCTGCGTGAAACGCTCACGGCGGCGAAGCGTCGCACCCCGCAGCCGCCGCGCGCCCGCGCGGCCGCCCGCAAATAG